In one window of Pseudopipra pipra isolate bDixPip1 chromosome 27, bDixPip1.hap1, whole genome shotgun sequence DNA:
- the GTPBP3 gene encoding tRNA modification GTPase GTPBP3, mitochondrial isoform X2, whose amino-acid sequence MALPRALRVAGGRWARCLSSSAGVGGDTIFALSSAPGRCGVAVIRASGPGSRGALQTLTGTPKLPPPRILALRRIRDPDTAETLDRGLVVWFPGPRSFTGEDCAELHVHGGPAVVSGVLRALGRLPGLRPADPGEFTLRAFRRGKLDLTAAEGLGDLIRAETEAQRRQALRQMEGELGQLYQRWSDALTEALAHLEAYIDFSEDDNVEEEVLSRGQRPAAIVSPVAGTTRDVVEVALDIGGYPLVLSDTAGLRETTDLVEREGVARARDRLCQADLVLAVLDASAVPPKPAGLGAALGALQPPPGTPCVLVLNKADLLRGDGGPLRHGCAQRPPLPPTTLLSCKTGEGLDHLLELLARELARLCGDPLCGSPSLTQSRHSRHLGGCAAALARFGRERPRDLALAAEQLRLARRELGRITGHVGAEDVLDIIFRDFCVGK is encoded by the exons ATGGCGCTGCCCAGGGCGCTGAGGGTGGCGGGGGGCAG GTGGGCACGGTGCCTCAGCTCCTCGGCGGGGGTCGGGGGGGACACCATCTTCGCCCTGTCCTCGGCCCCCGGGCGCTGCGGGGTCGCCGTGATCCGCGCCAGCGGCCCGGGCAGCCGGGGGGCCCTGCAGACCCTCACCGGGACCCCCAAGCTGCCCCCGCCCCGCATCCTGGCCCTGCGGCGCATCCGCGACCCCGACACCGCCGAGACCCTCGACCGCGGGCTCGTCGTCTGGTTCCCAG GACCCCGGAGCTTCACCGGGGAGGACTGTGCTGAGCTGCACGTGCACGGGGGGCCTGCTGTGGTCAGCGGGGTGCTGCGGGCGCTGG GGCGCCTCCCAGGGCTCCGTCCCGCCGATCCCGGGGAGTTCACGCTCCGAGCGTTCCGCCGGGGGAAGCTGGACCTGACGGCGGCCGAGGGCCTGGGGGACCTGATCCGGGCGGAGACGGAGGCGCAGCGGCGGCAGGCGCTGAGGCAGATGGAGGGCGAGCTGGGCCAGCTCTACCAGCGCTGGAGCGACGCCCTCACCGAG GCGCTCGCCCACCTCGAAGCCTACATCGACTTCAGCGAGGACGACAACGTGGAGGAGGAGGTTTTGTCCCGAG gccAGCGCCCGGCCGCCATCGTGTCACCGGTGGCGGGGACGACGCGGGACGTGGTGGAGGTGGCCCTGGACATCGGGGGGTACCCGCTGGTGCTCAGCGACACGGCCGGGCTGCGCGAGACCACCGACCTGGTGGAGCGGGAGGGGGTCGCCCGCGCGCGGGACCG gctgtgccaggccGACCTGGTGCTGGCCGTGCTGGATGCCAGCGCGGTGCCCCCCAAgccggcggggctgggggctgcgctgggggccctgcagcccccccccggcaccccctGCGTCCTGGTGCTCAACAAAGCCGACCTGCTGCGGGGGGACGGGGGTCCCCTGCGCCACGGCTGCGCCCAGAgaccccccctgccccccaccACCCTCCTCTCCTGCAAGACGGGCGAGGGGCTCGAccacctcctggagctgctggcgCGGGAGCTGGCGCGGCT GTGCGGGGACCCCCTGTGCGGCTCTCCCAGCCTGACCCAGAGCCGGCACAGCCGGCACCTGGGGGGCTGCGCGGCGGCGCTGGCGCGGTTCGGGCGGGAGCGCCCGCGGGACCTGGCGCTGGCGGCCGAGCAGCTGCGGCTGGCGCGGCGGGAGCTGGGCAGGATCACCGGCCACGTGGGCGCCGAGGACGTCCTGGACATCATCTTCAGGGATTTCTGCGTGGGGAAGTGA
- the LOC135403496 gene encoding ciliary rootlet coiled-coil protein 2-like isoform X2, protein MDPAVPRATLKVLALCAALLVLVAAVTVAVAVMVWRSEAVGKLRGCRERAANESRELGERVVELERERARLEREERALRRELARARGDGRKGNASLANCRERAAGLEANVTALGDEVVALRREQVELAGDKVALQEEVARGAELARGLRRRLEEALEQQRALRERGERCEGRQRELQDTLRDYAAELEALRRRGRDRPTGRRKG, encoded by the exons ATGGACCCCGCGGTGCCCAGGGCCACGCTGAAGGTGCTGGCGCTGTGCGCGGcgctgctggtgctggtggcGGCGGTGACGGTGGCGGTGGCCGTGATGGTGTGGCGCTCCGAGGCCGTGGGCAAGCTGCGGGGGTGCCGGGAGCGGGCGGCCAACGAGAGCCGGGAGCTGGGGGAGCGCGTGGTGGAGCTGGAGCGGGAGCGAGCGCGGCTGGAGCGGGAGGAGCGGGCGCTGCGCAGGGAGCTGGCCCGGGCGCGCGGGGACGGCAGGAAGGGCAATGCCAGCCTGGCGAACTGCCGGGAGCGGGCG GCCGGGCTGGAGGCCAATGTCACCGCGCTGGGGGACGAGGTGGTGGCCCTGCGGCGCGAGCAGGTGGAGCTGGCCGGGGACAAGGTGGCCCTGCAAG AGGAGGTGGCGCGGGGCGCGGAGCTGGcgcgggggctgcggcggcggctggAGGAGGCGCTGGAGCAGCAGCGGGCGCTGCGGGAGCGCGGGGAGCGCTGCGAGGGCCGCCAGAGAGAGCTCCAGGACACCCT ACGGGATTACGCGGCGGAGCTCGAGGCGCTGCGGCGGCGCGGGAGGGACCGACCGACCGGGAGAAG gaaaggctga
- the PLVAP gene encoding plasmalemma vesicle-associated protein: MEKGSFAMAKFGLEAKEPMAKRDCGFYMKYIFLFTSLIQFLIILGLVLFMVYGNAQAGTDTHLRLLEEQLQDRYNKILTLGTRNMNLTRALNATLKDKDKLQGLVSKVQRELDKCNSTQSTNNLPQLQEFMYIKMKLAECQITTSLINTSCNADKLQLQRQLDQITLSKKELQENYQKTQTTLAKNSQEHERCQEDLRSNRTSWDFTKTELELLRHESRTLKNDINENLQRVAGLVKQYHCSQAENKLQQLREDAEGLFRWQQDRDTVYVRRSTCEVSVEQCRLGASRQLQELRQRLQAVEKQVRDGQEERKRLQEDKERQAKELEDKRREAAAQAESLQKQLNFCVGSQMNPFFDVPGSRVPGGTGRSGPFPSTGYYADYLKNQGVFGNIGKANMEELQRMLKMFEQHTATLKNSG; the protein is encoded by the exons ATGGAGAAGGGCAGCTTCGCCATGGCCAAGTTCGGTCTGGAGGCCAAGGAGCCGATGGCCAAGCGGGACTGCGGGTTTTACATGAAGTACATCTTCCTCTTCACCTCCCTCATCCAGTTCCTCATCATCCTGGGGCTGGTGCTGTTCATGGTGTACGGGAACGCGCAGGCGGGCACCGACACCCACCTCcggctgctggaggagcagctgcaggaccGCTACAACAAGATCCTCACCCTGGGCACCAGGAACATGAACCTCACCCGCGCCCTCAACGCCACCCTCAAGGACAAGGACAAGCTGCAGGGCCTCGTCTCCAAGGTCCAGCGGGAGCTGGACAAGTGTAACAGCACCCAGAGCACCAACAACCTCCCCCag CTGCAGGAGTTCATGTACATCAAGATGAAGTTGGCCGAGTGCCAAATTACCACCAGCCTCATCAACACCTCGTGCAACG CCGAcaagctgcagctgcagaggcagctggacCAGATCACCCTGTCCaagaaggagctgcaggaaaactACCAGAAAACGCAAACCACGCTGGCCAAAAACAGCCAGGAGCACGAGAGGTGCCAGGAGGACCTGAGGAGCAACAGGACCAGCTGGGACTTCACCAAAAccgagctggagctgctgagacACGAGAGCAGGACCCTGAAGAACGACATCAACGAGAACCTGCAGCGGGTGGCGGGCCTGGTGAAACAATATCACTGCAGCCAGGCCGAGAacaagctgcagcagctccgggAGGACGCGGAGGGGCTGTTCCGCTGGCAGCAGGACCGGGACACCGTGTACGTCAGGAGGAGCACCTGCGAGGTGAGCGTGGAGCAGTGTCGCCTCGGCgccagcaggcagctgcaggagctccgGCAGCGCCTCCAGGCCGTGGAGAAGCAGGTGAGGGAcgggcaggaggagaggaagaggctgcaggaggacaagGAGCGGCAGGCGAAGGAGCTGGAGGACAAGAGGagggaggcggcggcgcaggCGGAGTCGCTGCAGAAGCAGCTCAACTTCTGTGTGGGCAGccag ATGAACCCCTTCTTCGACGTGCCCGGCTCGCGGGTGCCGGGGGGCACCGGGCGCTCGGGGCCCTTCCCCAGCACGGGCTACTACGCGGATTATCTGAAGAACCAGGGGGTCTTCGGCAACATAG GCAAGGCGAACATGGAGGAGCTGCAGCGGATGCTGAAGATGTTCGAGCAGCACACGGCCACCCTGAAGAACTCCGGGTGa
- the GTPBP3 gene encoding tRNA modification GTPase GTPBP3, mitochondrial isoform X1, with translation MALPRALRVAGGRWARCLSSSAGVGGDTIFALSSAPGRCGVAVIRASGPGSRGALQTLTGTPKLPPPRILALRRIRDPDTAETLDRGLVVWFPGPRSFTGEDCAELHVHGGPAVVSGVLRALGRLPGLRPADPGEFTLRAFRRGKLDLTAAEGLGDLIRAETEAQRRQALRQMEGELGQLYQRWSDALTEALAHLEAYIDFSEDDNVEEEVLSRVDGTVRVLEREIGAHLRDGRRGELLRGGVRAVIAGPPNVGKSSLLNLLCQRPAAIVSPVAGTTRDVVEVALDIGGYPLVLSDTAGLRETTDLVEREGVARARDRLCQADLVLAVLDASAVPPKPAGLGAALGALQPPPGTPCVLVLNKADLLRGDGGPLRHGCAQRPPLPPTTLLSCKTGEGLDHLLELLARELARLCGDPLCGSPSLTQSRHSRHLGGCAAALARFGRERPRDLALAAEQLRLARRELGRITGHVGAEDVLDIIFRDFCVGK, from the exons ATGGCGCTGCCCAGGGCGCTGAGGGTGGCGGGGGGCAG GTGGGCACGGTGCCTCAGCTCCTCGGCGGGGGTCGGGGGGGACACCATCTTCGCCCTGTCCTCGGCCCCCGGGCGCTGCGGGGTCGCCGTGATCCGCGCCAGCGGCCCGGGCAGCCGGGGGGCCCTGCAGACCCTCACCGGGACCCCCAAGCTGCCCCCGCCCCGCATCCTGGCCCTGCGGCGCATCCGCGACCCCGACACCGCCGAGACCCTCGACCGCGGGCTCGTCGTCTGGTTCCCAG GACCCCGGAGCTTCACCGGGGAGGACTGTGCTGAGCTGCACGTGCACGGGGGGCCTGCTGTGGTCAGCGGGGTGCTGCGGGCGCTGG GGCGCCTCCCAGGGCTCCGTCCCGCCGATCCCGGGGAGTTCACGCTCCGAGCGTTCCGCCGGGGGAAGCTGGACCTGACGGCGGCCGAGGGCCTGGGGGACCTGATCCGGGCGGAGACGGAGGCGCAGCGGCGGCAGGCGCTGAGGCAGATGGAGGGCGAGCTGGGCCAGCTCTACCAGCGCTGGAGCGACGCCCTCACCGAG GCGCTCGCCCACCTCGAAGCCTACATCGACTTCAGCGAGGACGACAACGTGGAGGAGGAGGTTTTGTCCCGAG TGGACGGCACCGTGCGGGTGCTGGAGCGGGAGATCGGGGCCCACCTGCGGGACGGGCGCCGGGGGGAGCTGCTGCGGGGGGGGGTCCGCGCCGTCATCGCCGGGCCCCCCAACGTGGGCAAGAGCAGCCTCCTCAACCTGCTGT gccAGCGCCCGGCCGCCATCGTGTCACCGGTGGCGGGGACGACGCGGGACGTGGTGGAGGTGGCCCTGGACATCGGGGGGTACCCGCTGGTGCTCAGCGACACGGCCGGGCTGCGCGAGACCACCGACCTGGTGGAGCGGGAGGGGGTCGCCCGCGCGCGGGACCG gctgtgccaggccGACCTGGTGCTGGCCGTGCTGGATGCCAGCGCGGTGCCCCCCAAgccggcggggctgggggctgcgctgggggccctgcagcccccccccggcaccccctGCGTCCTGGTGCTCAACAAAGCCGACCTGCTGCGGGGGGACGGGGGTCCCCTGCGCCACGGCTGCGCCCAGAgaccccccctgccccccaccACCCTCCTCTCCTGCAAGACGGGCGAGGGGCTCGAccacctcctggagctgctggcgCGGGAGCTGGCGCGGCT GTGCGGGGACCCCCTGTGCGGCTCTCCCAGCCTGACCCAGAGCCGGCACAGCCGGCACCTGGGGGGCTGCGCGGCGGCGCTGGCGCGGTTCGGGCGGGAGCGCCCGCGGGACCTGGCGCTGGCGGCCGAGCAGCTGCGGCTGGCGCGGCGGGAGCTGGGCAGGATCACCGGCCACGTGGGCGCCGAGGACGTCCTGGACATCATCTTCAGGGATTTCTGCGTGGGGAAGTGA
- the CILP2 gene encoding cartilage intermediate layer protein 2 yields the protein MGELALALLALAALHGAGATEPLENDSEPGKSGTVGKPWKAAPNPAELDLDTAGKGAEWTSWFNIDHPGGDGDHESLEAIRFYYRGRVCERPVAIQARTTEWELPEEVGEVVHASPKRGFRCINKEQPPGKTCSNYHIRFLCPLEHIYWSHWSSWSPCSRRACGSSGTQTRARRCLSARPAAALKEVKCKGKAVERRPCSAGPCPEPAWTEWGPWGPCSRSCGSAGTRVRRRSCEAAKKTLCPGRPTEVQKCPPSPCPGTALGDVGTPSPVPAGPGGLSSVPPAACPGHTLQGTVLTGTGAALPDARIYLEGSPPALLGRSDAHGRFAVTAGLCQGSANISAHHEGFVPALAPVTSNGSGAAPVLLRLRRLEKPYMVLHPRAQVWEAGQDVTFCCKASGTPVPKKYYWYHNGTLLERKGQQPGGRLALRGLALEQAGTYHCKASSEAGAIRSAPAQLTVLAQGQQSCRSEPEPSLVELPSECPRDAAGSRHYNVGRCPPSPCPGGPSDPSGCGGAPGHCCGVRRMELREIPCAGSLLPVKVVAECGCGPCAQPRVLVQGRVTAADTGEPLRFGQIFLGGRKVGFTGYKGSFTIEVPPDTRRLVARFVDRQQRFLDAVKVLPFDPRGGSVYQEVKVLRKKEPVDLDGSRGNAIPLGEASGREPIGELVLPAGAFLRPSGEVFNGTVRASVTFLDPRDVATASAASSDLSFADAEGEIVPLRTYGMFSVDFREGESGAALQTGPVQVRMDTGQVWMPEHLQKMKLWSLNPETGLWEEEGILRPAAGSRRKREERTFLVGNLEIRERRLFNLDVPEDRRCFVKVRAYSNEKFNAYEQLEGVVISLINLEPQPGFPSNPRAWGRFDSVVTGPNGACLPAFCDGQRPDAYSAYVTATLGGEELEAVASSPKLNPGAVGVSQPYLGKLGYRRSDHDDPDLKKTAFQINVAKPDPNNIDESNGPIYSYRSLEECERAPASANHLRFYRVEVEKYEYNVVPFRESDLTSWTGDYLSWWPNPQEFRACYIKVRIEGPQEYMVRSRNAGGTHPRTRGQLYGLRDARSVRDLALDGTSAACVEFKCSGMLFDQSLADRTLVSVVPQGSCRRTAVNGLLSEYLSRHPPAADNNHTGAFAMLAPLDPLGHNYGIYTVTDQNPRLAKEIAIGRCFDGTSDGFSREMRAGAGTAVTFACQERPPGRESFFQRLLTAPAEALAEIRREMGAGELRRAPPEVMDFASGARAPGPTPTRRTPSSPRRPGRIRGRP from the exons ATGGGGGAGCTGGCGCTGGCACTGCTGGCGCTCGCCGCCCTGCACGGGGCCGGGGCCACAG agcccctggaGAACGACTCGGAGCCCGGGAAGAGCGGAACAGTGGGAAAGCCCTGGAAAGCCGCGCCcaacccagcagagctggaccTGGACACGGCAG GTAAAGGTGCTGAGTGGACGTCCTGGTTCAACATCGACCAccccgggggggacggggacCACGAGAGCCTGGAGGCCATTCGCTTCTACTACCGGGGCCGCGTCTGCGAGCGGCCCGTGGCCATCCAGGCCCGGACCACCGAGTGGGAGCTGCCCGAGGAGGTGGGCGAGGTGGTGCACGCCAGCCCCAAGAGGGGCTTCCGCTGCATCAACAAGGAGCAGCCCCCGGGCAAGACCTGCTCCAACTACCACATCCGCTTCCTCTGCCCGCTGG AGCACATCTACTGGTCCCACTGGTCCTCGTGGAGCCCCTGCTCGCGCCGGGCCTGCGGCAGCAGCGGCACCCAGACCCGCGCCCGCCGCTGCCTCagcgcccgccccgcggccgcgctcAAGGAGGTCAAGTGCAAGGGCAAAGCCGTGGAGCGCCGGCCCTGCAGCGCCGGGCCCTGCCCAG AGCCCGCCTGGACGGAGTGGGGCCCCTGGGGCCCCTGTTCCCGCAGCTGCGGCAGCGCCGGGACGCGCGTCCGGCGCCGGAGCTGCGAGGCCGCCAAGAAGACGTTGTGCCCCGGCCGCCCCACCGAGGTGCAGAAATGTCCCCCCTCGCCCTGCCCAGGTACCGCCCTCGGGGACGTGGGGACCCCCTCCCCGGTGCCCGCCGGCCCCGGGGGTCTGAGCTCCGTGCCCCCCGCAGCCTGCCCCGGGCACACGCTGCAGGGCACCGTCCTCACGGGCACCGGGGCGGCGCTGCCGGACGCCAGGATCTACCTGGAGGGGTCCCCGCCGGCGCTGCTGGGCCGCAGTGACGCCCACGGGCGCTTCGCCGTCACCgcggggctgtgccagggcagcgCCAACATCAGCGCCCACCACGAGGGCTTCGTCCCGGCGCTGGCACCCGTCACCTCCAACGGCTCCGGTGCGGCCCCGGTGCTCCTGAGGCTGCGGAGGCTGG AGAAGCCCTACATGGTGCTGCACCCCAGGGCGCAGGTCTGGGAGGCCGGGCAGGACGTGACCTTCTGCTGCAAAGCCTCGGGCACCCCCGTGCCCAAGAAGTATTACTG GTACCACAACGGGACGCTgctggagaggaaggggcagcagCCCGGCGGGCGCCTGGCGCTGCGGGGgctggcactggagcaggcCGGCACCTACCACTGCAAGGCCAGCTCCGAGGCGGGCGCCATCCGCTCGGCGCCGGCACAGCTCACCGTGCTGG cccagggccagCAGAGCTGCCGCTCGGAGCCGGAGCCGAGCCTGGTGGAGCTGCCCAGCGAGTGCCCCCGGGACGCCGCCGGCTCCCGCCACTACAACGTGGGCCGGTGCCCGCCCTCCCCGTGCCCTGGCGGCCCCAGCGACCCCTCGGGCTGCGGGGGGGCCCCGGGGCACTGCTGCGGGGTGCGCAGGATGGAGCTGCGGGAGATCCCCTGCGCTGGCTCCCTGCTGCCCGTCAAGGTGGTGGCCGAGTGTGGCTGCGGGCCCTGTGCCCAGCCCCGCGTGCTCGTGCAGGGCCGGGTGACGGCGGCCGACACCGGGGAGCCCCTGCGCTTCGGGCAGATCTTCCTGGGCGGCAGGAAGGTGGGATTCACCGGCTACAAGGGCTCCTTCACCATCGAGGTGCCGCCGGACACGCGGCGCCTGGTGGCTCGTTTCGTGGACCGGCAGCAGCGGTTCCTGGACGCCGTCAAGGTCCTGCCCTTCGACCCCCGCGGGGGCAGCGTCTACCAGGAGGTGAAGGTGCTGCGGAAGAAGGAGCCGGTGGACCTGGACGGCAGCCGGGGCAACGCCATCCCGCTGGGCGAGGCGAGCGGCCGGGAGCCCATCGGGGAGCTCGTCCTTCCCGCCGGCGCCTTCCTGCGCCCCTCCGGGGAGGTTTTCAACGGCACGGTCAGAGCCAGCGTCACCTTCCTGGACCCCAGGGACGTGGCGACGGCCAGCGCCGCCTCCAGCGACCTCAGCTTCGCCGACGCCGAGGGCGAGATCGTCCCCCTGCGCACCTACGGCATGTTCTCCGTGGATTTCCGGGAAGGGGAGAGCGGCGCGGCGCTGCAGACGGGGCCGGTGCAGGTGCGGATGGACACGGGGCAGGTCTGGATGCCGGAGCACCTGCAGAAGATGAAGTTGTGGTCCTTGAACCCCGAGACCGGcctgtgggaggaggaggggatcCTCCGCCCCGCCGCGGGCAGCCGGCggaagagggaggagaggacCTTCCTGGTGGGGAACCTGGAGATCCGGGAGCGGCGCCTCTTCAACCTGGACGTGCCGGAGGATCGCCGCTGCTTCGTCAAGGTCAGGGCCTACAGCAACGAGAAGTTCAACGCCTACGAGCAGCTGGAGGGGGTGGTCATCAGCCTCATCAACCTGGAGCCCCAGCCCGGCTTCCCCTCCAACCCCCGCGCCTGGGGCCGCTTTGACAGCGTGGTGACGGGCCCCAACGGCGCCTGCCTGCCCGCCTTCTGCGACGGCCAGCGCCCCGACGCCTACTCGGCCTACGTCACCGCCACGCTGGGcggggaggagctggaagccgTGGCCTCCAGCCCCAAGCTCAACCCCGGCGCCGTCGGGGTGTCCCAGCCCTACCTGGGCAAGCTGGGCTACCGCCGCTCGGACCACGACGACCCCGACCTGAAGAAGACGGCCTTCCAGATCAACGTGGCCAAGCCCGACCCCAACAACATCGACGAGAGCAACGGCCCCATCTACTCGTACCGCAGCCTGGAGGAGTGCGAGCGGGCGCCGGCCAGCGCCAACCACCTGCGCTTCTACCGCGTGGAGGTGGAGAAGTACGAGTACAACGTGGTGCCCTTCAGGGAGAGCGACCTGACCTCCTGGACCGGGGACTACCTGTCGTGGTGGCCCAACCCCCAGGAGTTCAGGGCCTGCTACATCAAGGTGCGGATCGAGGGGCCGCAGGAGTACATGGTGAGGTCTCGGAACGCGGGGGGCACCCACCCCCGCACGCGGGGGCAGCTCTACGGGCTGCGGGACGCGCGCAGCGTGCGGGACCTGGCGCTGGACGGCACCTCGGCGGCCTGCGTGGAGTTCAAGTGCAGCGGGATGCTCTTCGACCAGAGCCTGGCCGACCGCACCCTGGTGTCCGTGgtgccccagggcagctgccGCCGCACGGCCGTGAACGGGCTCCTGAGCGAGTACCTGAGCCGGCACCCGCCGGCGGCCGACAACAACCACACCGGCGCCTTCGCCATGCTGGCCCCGCTGGACCCGCTGGGCCACAACTACGGCATCTACACGGTGACGGACCAGAACCCGCGCCTGGCCAAGGAGATCGCCATCGGCCGCTGCTTCGACGGCACCTCCGACGGCTTCTCGCGGGAGATGCGGGCGGGCGCGGGCACGGCCGTCACCTTCGCCTGCCAGGAGCGGCCGCCGGGCCGGGAGAGCTTCTTCCAGCGCCTGCTGACGGCCCCGGCCGAGGCGCTGGCCGAGATCCGGCGGGAGATGGGGGCCGGCGAGCTGCGCCGCGCCCCCCCCGAGGTGATGGACTTCGCCTCCGGCGCCCGGGCCCCGGGCCCCACGCCCACCCGCcggacccccagcagcccccggAGGCCGGGCCGGATCCGGGGCCGGCCCTGA
- the LOC135403496 gene encoding ciliary rootlet coiled-coil protein 2-like isoform X1: MDPAVPRATLKVLALCAALLVLVAAVTVAVAVMVWRSEAVGKLRGCRERAANESRELGERVVELERERARLEREERALRRELARARGDGRKGNASLANCRERAAGLEANVTALGDEVVALRREQVELAGDKVALQEEVARGAELARGLRRRLEEALEQQRALRERGERCEGRQRELQDTLRDYAAELEALRRRGRDRPTGRRCPPSRKG, encoded by the exons ATGGACCCCGCGGTGCCCAGGGCCACGCTGAAGGTGCTGGCGCTGTGCGCGGcgctgctggtgctggtggcGGCGGTGACGGTGGCGGTGGCCGTGATGGTGTGGCGCTCCGAGGCCGTGGGCAAGCTGCGGGGGTGCCGGGAGCGGGCGGCCAACGAGAGCCGGGAGCTGGGGGAGCGCGTGGTGGAGCTGGAGCGGGAGCGAGCGCGGCTGGAGCGGGAGGAGCGGGCGCTGCGCAGGGAGCTGGCCCGGGCGCGCGGGGACGGCAGGAAGGGCAATGCCAGCCTGGCGAACTGCCGGGAGCGGGCG GCCGGGCTGGAGGCCAATGTCACCGCGCTGGGGGACGAGGTGGTGGCCCTGCGGCGCGAGCAGGTGGAGCTGGCCGGGGACAAGGTGGCCCTGCAAG AGGAGGTGGCGCGGGGCGCGGAGCTGGcgcgggggctgcggcggcggctggAGGAGGCGCTGGAGCAGCAGCGGGCGCTGCGGGAGCGCGGGGAGCGCTGCGAGGGCCGCCAGAGAGAGCTCCAGGACACCCT ACGGGATTACGCGGCGGAGCTCGAGGCGCTGCGGCGGCGCGGGAGGGACCGACCGACCGGGAGAAGGTGCCCCCCGTCCCG gaaaggctga
- the LOC135403497 gene encoding myosin-2 heavy chain, non muscle-like, with the protein MEISGPRPPPPARRPWKAVAAAGLGVAVVVVAVTVPTVLCRSAGGCAGAGGASEGLARLEEELDVTNRSLVEAREQRDGCREELGVLEGKASELKQALAEVTRLEEENKELRTEVSRQQEQLEQEQSRREELQQQNQALQEQLQDARSQQTSGNGDKPSGLLPLLFFLLLLGLLLRK; encoded by the exons ATGGAGATCTCCGggccgcgccccccgccccccgcccggcgCCCCTGGAAGGCGGTGGCGGCCGCGGGCCTGGGGGTGGCCGTGGTGGTGGTGGCGGTGACGGTGCCCACCGTGCTGTGCCGCTCGGCCGGGGGCtgcgccggggccgggggtgcCTCGGAGGGGCTGGCAcggctggaggaggagctggatgTCACCAATCGGTCCCTCGTGGAGGCCCGCGAGCAGCGGGACGgctgcagggaggagctg GGAGTGCTGGAGGGGAAAGCCTCGGAGCTGAAGCAGGCGCTGGCTGAAGTGACCCGGCTGGAGG AGGAGAACAAGGAGCTCAGGACGGAGGTTTCccggcagcaggagcagctggagcaggagcagagccgCAG GGaggagctccagcagcagaaccaggccctgcaggagcagctccaggacgCGAGGAGCCAGCAGACCTCTGGGAACGGGGACAAGCCCTCTGgcctcctgcctctcctctttttcctcctcctccttgggTTGCTCCTCCGAAAGTGA